From the genome of Dryobates pubescens isolate bDryPub1 chromosome 9, bDryPub1.pri, whole genome shotgun sequence, one region includes:
- the LOC128897442 gene encoding LOW QUALITY PROTEIN: acyl-coenzyme A thioesterase 8-like (The sequence of the model RefSeq protein was modified relative to this genomic sequence to represent the inferred CDS: substituted 1 base at 1 genomic stop codon): MGPARSSGLSPRFSQLAGTKQPHAEPAAPETGVESPRNDGVEATQLTGGSEVPALGGRYLAPRLFSSALATGLVAEAMASAGGAGRSGPGSARPPSGDLQSALIASALNPERLEADLFRGQHHWVPAPKFLFGGQIAGQALVAAARTARPEEQVRSLLCRFLRPGVPGGPVLYQVERTRTGKSYSVCSVKAIQHGEAIFTCQASFWPSQESQVQHQQATMPAVPPPEHLLTQEELTEKYLQDSHLPEKYKQHLHELLAEDVPMEIKPVSPPAAFCLEAQEPKQLLWVRAXGHIGETDTKVHCCVAAYMSDYGFLGTALLPHRQYHAKFLLSDSHAMRFHSAFRSDHRMLCECESPCFVGSQALVQGRLWRRDGVLAVTCMQQGVIVLEPRQSKL; this comes from the exons atgggcccagcgcGCAGCTCCGGGCTAAGCCCCCGCTTCAGCCAGCTCGCAGGCACAAAACAACCCCACGCAGAGCCCGCAGCTCCCGAAACAGGCGTCGAGAGCCCTCGTAACGACGGCGTTGAAGCCACGCAG CTGACTGGCGGCTCTGAAGTCCCCGCCCTCGGTGGGCGGTACCTCGCGCCCCGGTTGTTTTCGTCGGCTCTGGCAACGGGGCTGGTGGCTGAGGCCATGGCAAGCGCGGGCGGAGCAGGGCGGTCGGGACCGGGATCCGCGCGGCCGCCGTCCGGGGACCTGCAGAGCGCGCTGATCGCTAGCGCGCTGAACCCGGAGCGGCTGGAGGCGGATCTCTTCAG GGGCCAGCACCACTGGGTACCCGCCCCGAAGTTCTTGTTCGGCGGGCAGATCGCGGGGCAGGCGCTGGTGGCGGCCGCCCGCACCGCGAGACCCGAGGAGCAGGTCCGGTCGCTGCTCTGCCGCTTCCTGCGGCCAG gggtccctggggggcCGGTGCTGTACCAGGTGGAACGGACCCGTACAGGAAAGAGCTACTCTGTCTGCTCCGTAAAAGCCATCCAGCACGGGGAGGCAATCTTCACCTGCCAGGCCTCCTTCTGGCCTTCCCAGGAGAGTCaggtgcagcaccagcaggccaCCATGCCTGCAGTACCACCCCCTGAGCACCTGCTGACACAAGAGGAGCTCACAGAGAAGTACCTGCA GGATTCTCACCTGCCAGAGAAGTACAAGCAACACCTCCACGAGCTCCTAGCAGAAGATGTGCCGATGGAGATCAAACCTGTCAGCCCACCGGCTGCATTCTGCTTGGAGGCACAGGAACcgaagcagctcctctgggtgcGAGCATGAGGGCACATAG GAGAGACCGATACGAAGGTGCACTGCTGCGTGGCCGCCTACATGTCGGACTACGGCTTCCTGGGCACGGCGCTGCTCCCGCACCGGCAGTACCACGCCAAGTTCCTTCTGTCCGACAGCCATGCCATGCGGTTCCATTCAGCATTCCGATCAGACCACCGGATGCTGTGCGAGTGTGAGAGCCCCTGCTTTG TTGGGTCACAGGCACTGGTGCAGGGACGGCTGTGGCGCAGGGATGGGGTCCTGGCTGTCACCTGTATGCAGCAGGGAGTCATCGTGCTGGAGCCAAGGCAGAGCAAACTctag